In the genome of Dermacentor variabilis isolate Ectoservices chromosome 5, ASM5094787v1, whole genome shotgun sequence, one region contains:
- the LOC142582704 gene encoding acetylcholinesterase-1-like isoform X1, producing the protein MSEAEQASSVRPRTSQGERREDPAPQAPSRKSSGESRSRMRSASRLSNRRVRRRDYGSTAPKQPVAAGSSSSQQPPDEAKRGQASTAFVETSPPTPLSQEASFCRQETTLLQNAQSLPAGEEQRTPLLQDAQSPPAEEEQRTPQLQNAQSLPAEEEQRSSMVPTELKSSAAAVPSPRPEQHPQGLFSAYGTAAWSPLSEQQAVKPAAEQDASSKAGSPKVPDDSVLKTAPMSSRVPGKPNSGTASLFSSGNASPMVHSFWSMFSSNEYRPALVASQNDYLMCMGSGVVAAALILLAFFVAAHVTAKPKYVEVRGPFGAVRGVAVLVEGRLVHAFNAIPYAAAPVGPLRFARPVPPQYGTTIDGIHQRYTACPQPRLGNTGPGTGWIADEDCLRVNIWIPTGCGLGTSCSGNKTVLVFITGSLFQQGDAGDVTEDGSILAALGDIAVVTFAYRLGALGFLCTSTARDSGNMGLYDQLAAMEWVHKNIAYFGGNHSEIVVAGHGSGAVSVGLHMLNPNSGWMGYVKRFIVMSNSPYSRQIDGRAEATNKTAALSRELGCADPADDVVSANACLRSVSVTALLEASSPSREHLTSLFFPAHGTDLMPVRPSDLPHVATLKSKQVLIGHTTLEGVHQAALFRNRVAGSVFEASLEKDAVSVLRWLGVPDPEKVVATYAHAASQHDMEWMQSVFGTVLSACPVHYFTEHLARNGANAVYAYIINHTLLYERLVDEQDRDGDEPEAHFEDLGYIFGLPLRSEYSAPKEEKDYSRSLIEIWANFSKSGQLPTVQGQAWPTFHLENQTTVELAWPERVVSQDTWRAECEALRKHLV; encoded by the exons ATGTCCGAGGCCGAGCAGGCAAGCAGCGTCCGGCCTCGGACTTCTCAGGGCGAACGCCGTGAGGACCCTGCCCCGCAAGCTCCTTCTCGCAAGTCTTCCGGCGAGTCGCGGTCGCGGATGCGGTCAGCATCCAGACTGTCGAATCGACGCGTTCGCCGTAGAGATTACGGAAGCACCGCGCCCAAGCAGCCAGTGGCTGCAGGCTCCTCATCATCGCAACAGCCTCCCGACGAAGCTAAACGCGGACAAGCGTCGACTGCGTTCGTCGAGACCTCCCCGCCGACGCCGCTGAGTCAAGAGGCATCCTTCTGCCGGCAAGAAACGACGCTGCTTCAAAACGCCCAGAGTCTGCCGGCAGGGGAGGAGCAGCGGACCCCGCTGCTTCAGGACGCCCAGAGTCCGCCGGCAGAGGAGGAACAGCGGACGCCGCAGCTTCAAAACGCCCAGAGTCTGCCGGCAGAGGAGGAACAGCGGAGCTCGATGGTACCGACCGAGCTGAAaagttcagctgccgctgtgCCATCGCCACGTCCAGAACAGCATCCGCAGGGCCTGTTCAGCGCATACGGCACAGCAGCTTGGTCACCGCTGTCGGAGCAGCAAGCCGTGAAACCTGCAGCGGAGCAAGATGCGTCAAGCAAAGCTGGCAGCCCGAAAG TGCCCGACGACAGCGTATTGAAAACCGCGCCGATGTCCAGCCGAGTGCCAGGGAAACCAAACTCGGGCACCGCCAGCCTGTTCTCCTCCGGCAACGCATCGCCCATGGTGCACAGCTTCTGGTCAATGTTCAGCAGCAACGAGTATCGGCCGGCCTTGGT GGCCAGCCAGAACGACTACCTAATGTGCATGGGCAGCGGCGTGGTGGCGGCCGCGCTGATCCTCCTGGCGTTCTTCGTGGCCGCGCACGTGACGGCGAAACCGAAGTACGTGGAAGTGCGGGGCCCGTTCGGCGCCGTGCGCGGCGTCGCCGTCCTGGTCGAGGGCCGCCTGGTGCACGCGTTCAACGCCATCCCGTACGCCGCGGCTCCCGTGGGACCTCTGCGATTCGCTCGACCGGTGCCACCGCAATACGGG ACCACCATAGATGGGATCCACCAACGTTACACGGCGTGTCCTCAGCCGCGTCTCGGCAACACCGGACCGGGCACCGGCTGGATCGCGGACGAGGACTGCCTGCGCGTCAACATCTGGATACCGACCGGCTGCGGGCTCGGGACTTCGTGCAGTGGCAACAAGACCGTCCTGGTGTTCATTACGGGCAGCCTATTCCAGCAGGGAGACGCTGGTGACGTCACCGAAGACGGAAGCATTCTCGCTGCGCTAGGAGACATCGCCGTGGTCACCTTCGCCTACCGGCTAGGGGCTCTCGGATTCTTGTGCACCTCCACCGcaagg GACTCGGGAAACATGGGCCTGTACGACCAACTGGCGGCTATGGAGTGGGTGCACAAGAACATCGCCTACTTCGGCGGGAACCACTCCGAAATAGTGGTGGCGGGTCACGGGTCGGGAGCTGTGTCCGTAGGGCTGCACATGCTGAACCCGAACTCCGGTTGGATGGGCTACGTGAAGCGATTCATCGTCATGAGCAACAGCCCGTACAGCAG GCAAATTGACGGCAGGGCCGAGGCGACTAACAAGACAGCGGCCCTATCACGAGAATTGGGCTGCGCTGACCCGGCGGACGACGTGGTATCGGCGAACGCGTGCCTGCGATCCGTGAGCGTGACCGCGCTGCTCGAAGCGTCGTCGCCGTCGAGGGAGCACTTGACGAGCCTCTTCTTCCCTGCACACGGCACCGACTTGATGCCGGTCAGGCCGAGCGACTTGCCGCATGTCGCCACGCTCAAAAGCAAGCAGGTGCTTATCGGGCATACGACTTTGGAAGGCGTCCACCAGGCAGCTCTGTTCAGGAACAGGGTGGCCGGATCTGTGTTCGAG GCATCTCTGGAAAAGGACGCCGTGTCCGTGCTTCGGTGGCTGGGCGTGCCGGATCCAGAGAAGGTGGTGGCCACGTACGCCCACGCCGCGTCCCAACATGACATGGAGTGGATGCAGAGCGTGTTCGGCACCGTGCTCAGTGCTTGCCCGGTGCACTACTTCACTGAGCACTTGGCCCGCAATGGGGCGAATGCCGTCTACGCCTACATCATCAACCACACGCTCCTGTACGAACGACTGGTCGACGAGCAAGACCGTGACGGGGACGAG cCCGAAGCACATTTCGAAGATCTGGGGTACATTTTCGGGCTTCCGCTGAGGAGCGAGTACTCGGCGCCAAAGGAGGAGAAGGACTACAGTCGCAGCCTTATTGAAATCTGGGCGAATTTCTCCAAGTCCGG GCAGCTACCCACGGTTCAAGGACAAGCATGGCCAACGTTCCATCTTGAGAACCAGACCACGGTCGAGCTGGCATGGCCCGAGCGCGTCGTGTCTCAAGATACTTGGAGGGCAGAGTGCGAAGCACTGCGAAAGCACCTCGTATAA
- the LOC142582704 gene encoding acetylcholinesterase-like isoform X3, which translates to MSEAEQASSVRPRTSQGERREDPAPQAPSRKSSGESRSRMRSASRLSNRRVRRRDYGSTAPKQPVAAGSSSSQQPPDEAKRGQASTAFVETSPPTPLSQEASFCRQETTLLQNAQSLPAGEEQRTPLLQDAQSPPAEEEQRTPQLQNAQSLPAEEEQRSSMVPTELKSSAAAVPSPRPEQHPQGLFSAYGTAAWSPLSEQQAVKPAAEQDASSKAGSPKVPDDSVLKTAPMSSRVPGKPNSGTASLFSSGNASPMVHSFWSMFSSNEYRPALVASQNDYLMCMGSGVVAAALILLAFFVAAHVTAKPKYVEVRGPFGAVRGVAVLVEGRLVHAFNAIPYAAAPVGPLRFARPVPPQYGDSGNMGLYDQLAAMEWVHKNIAYFGGNHSEIVVAGHGSGAVSVGLHMLNPNSGWMGYVKRFIVMSNSPYSRQIDGRAEATNKTAALSRELGCADPADDVVSANACLRSVSVTALLEASSPSREHLTSLFFPAHGTDLMPVRPSDLPHVATLKSKQVLIGHTTLEGVHQAALFRNRVAGSVFEASLEKDAVSVLRWLGVPDPEKVVATYAHAASQHDMEWMQSVFGTVLSACPVHYFTEHLARNGANAVYAYIINHTLLYERLVDEQDRDGDEPEAHFEDLGYIFGLPLRSEYSAPKEEKDYSRSLIEIWANFSKSGQLPTVQGQAWPTFHLENQTTVELAWPERVVSQDTWRAECEALRKHLV; encoded by the exons ATGTCCGAGGCCGAGCAGGCAAGCAGCGTCCGGCCTCGGACTTCTCAGGGCGAACGCCGTGAGGACCCTGCCCCGCAAGCTCCTTCTCGCAAGTCTTCCGGCGAGTCGCGGTCGCGGATGCGGTCAGCATCCAGACTGTCGAATCGACGCGTTCGCCGTAGAGATTACGGAAGCACCGCGCCCAAGCAGCCAGTGGCTGCAGGCTCCTCATCATCGCAACAGCCTCCCGACGAAGCTAAACGCGGACAAGCGTCGACTGCGTTCGTCGAGACCTCCCCGCCGACGCCGCTGAGTCAAGAGGCATCCTTCTGCCGGCAAGAAACGACGCTGCTTCAAAACGCCCAGAGTCTGCCGGCAGGGGAGGAGCAGCGGACCCCGCTGCTTCAGGACGCCCAGAGTCCGCCGGCAGAGGAGGAACAGCGGACGCCGCAGCTTCAAAACGCCCAGAGTCTGCCGGCAGAGGAGGAACAGCGGAGCTCGATGGTACCGACCGAGCTGAAaagttcagctgccgctgtgCCATCGCCACGTCCAGAACAGCATCCGCAGGGCCTGTTCAGCGCATACGGCACAGCAGCTTGGTCACCGCTGTCGGAGCAGCAAGCCGTGAAACCTGCAGCGGAGCAAGATGCGTCAAGCAAAGCTGGCAGCCCGAAAG TGCCCGACGACAGCGTATTGAAAACCGCGCCGATGTCCAGCCGAGTGCCAGGGAAACCAAACTCGGGCACCGCCAGCCTGTTCTCCTCCGGCAACGCATCGCCCATGGTGCACAGCTTCTGGTCAATGTTCAGCAGCAACGAGTATCGGCCGGCCTTGGT GGCCAGCCAGAACGACTACCTAATGTGCATGGGCAGCGGCGTGGTGGCGGCCGCGCTGATCCTCCTGGCGTTCTTCGTGGCCGCGCACGTGACGGCGAAACCGAAGTACGTGGAAGTGCGGGGCCCGTTCGGCGCCGTGCGCGGCGTCGCCGTCCTGGTCGAGGGCCGCCTGGTGCACGCGTTCAACGCCATCCCGTACGCCGCGGCTCCCGTGGGACCTCTGCGATTCGCTCGACCGGTGCCACCGCAATACGGG GACTCGGGAAACATGGGCCTGTACGACCAACTGGCGGCTATGGAGTGGGTGCACAAGAACATCGCCTACTTCGGCGGGAACCACTCCGAAATAGTGGTGGCGGGTCACGGGTCGGGAGCTGTGTCCGTAGGGCTGCACATGCTGAACCCGAACTCCGGTTGGATGGGCTACGTGAAGCGATTCATCGTCATGAGCAACAGCCCGTACAGCAG GCAAATTGACGGCAGGGCCGAGGCGACTAACAAGACAGCGGCCCTATCACGAGAATTGGGCTGCGCTGACCCGGCGGACGACGTGGTATCGGCGAACGCGTGCCTGCGATCCGTGAGCGTGACCGCGCTGCTCGAAGCGTCGTCGCCGTCGAGGGAGCACTTGACGAGCCTCTTCTTCCCTGCACACGGCACCGACTTGATGCCGGTCAGGCCGAGCGACTTGCCGCATGTCGCCACGCTCAAAAGCAAGCAGGTGCTTATCGGGCATACGACTTTGGAAGGCGTCCACCAGGCAGCTCTGTTCAGGAACAGGGTGGCCGGATCTGTGTTCGAG GCATCTCTGGAAAAGGACGCCGTGTCCGTGCTTCGGTGGCTGGGCGTGCCGGATCCAGAGAAGGTGGTGGCCACGTACGCCCACGCCGCGTCCCAACATGACATGGAGTGGATGCAGAGCGTGTTCGGCACCGTGCTCAGTGCTTGCCCGGTGCACTACTTCACTGAGCACTTGGCCCGCAATGGGGCGAATGCCGTCTACGCCTACATCATCAACCACACGCTCCTGTACGAACGACTGGTCGACGAGCAAGACCGTGACGGGGACGAG cCCGAAGCACATTTCGAAGATCTGGGGTACATTTTCGGGCTTCCGCTGAGGAGCGAGTACTCGGCGCCAAAGGAGGAGAAGGACTACAGTCGCAGCCTTATTGAAATCTGGGCGAATTTCTCCAAGTCCGG GCAGCTACCCACGGTTCAAGGACAAGCATGGCCAACGTTCCATCTTGAGAACCAGACCACGGTCGAGCTGGCATGGCCCGAGCGCGTCGTGTCTCAAGATACTTGGAGGGCAGAGTGCGAAGCACTGCGAAAGCACCTCGTATAA
- the LOC142582704 gene encoding acetylcholinesterase-1-like isoform X2, with protein sequence MSEAEQASSVRPRTSQGERREDPAPQAPSRKSSGESRSRMRSASRLSNRRVRRRDYGSTAPKQPVAAGSSSSQQPPDEAKRGQASTAFVETSPPTPLSQEASFCRQETTLLQNAQSLPAGEEQRTPLLQDAQSPPAEEEQRTPQLQNAQSLPAEEEQRSSMVPTELKSSAAAVPSPRPEQHPQGLFSAYGTAAWSPLSEQQAVKPAAEQDASSKAGSPKVPDDSVLKTAPMSSRVPGKPNSGTASLFSSGNASPMVHSFWSMFSSNEYRPALVASQNDYLMCMGSGVVAAALILLAFFVAAHVTAKPKYVEVRGPFGAVRGVAVLVEGRLVHAFNAIPYAAAPVGPLRFARPVPPQYGTTIDGIHQRYTACPQPRLGNTGPGTGWIADEDCLRVNIWIPTGCGLGTSCSGNKTVLVFITGSLFQQGDAGDVTEDGSILAALGDIAVVTFAYRLGALGFLCTSTARDSGNMGLYDQLAAMEWVHKNIAYFGGNHSEIVVAGHGSGAVSVGLHMLNPNSGWMGYVKRFIVMSNSPYSRQIDGRAEATNKTAALSRELGCADPADDVVSANACLRSVSVTALLEASSPSREHLTSLFFPAHGTDLMPVRPSDLPHVATLKSKQVLIGHTTLEGVHQAALFRNRVAGSVFEASLEKDAVSVLRWLGVPDPEKVVATYAHAASQHDMEWMQSVFGTVLSACPVHYFTEHLARNGANAVYAYIINHTLLYERLVDEQDRDGDEAATHGSRTSMANVPS encoded by the exons ATGTCCGAGGCCGAGCAGGCAAGCAGCGTCCGGCCTCGGACTTCTCAGGGCGAACGCCGTGAGGACCCTGCCCCGCAAGCTCCTTCTCGCAAGTCTTCCGGCGAGTCGCGGTCGCGGATGCGGTCAGCATCCAGACTGTCGAATCGACGCGTTCGCCGTAGAGATTACGGAAGCACCGCGCCCAAGCAGCCAGTGGCTGCAGGCTCCTCATCATCGCAACAGCCTCCCGACGAAGCTAAACGCGGACAAGCGTCGACTGCGTTCGTCGAGACCTCCCCGCCGACGCCGCTGAGTCAAGAGGCATCCTTCTGCCGGCAAGAAACGACGCTGCTTCAAAACGCCCAGAGTCTGCCGGCAGGGGAGGAGCAGCGGACCCCGCTGCTTCAGGACGCCCAGAGTCCGCCGGCAGAGGAGGAACAGCGGACGCCGCAGCTTCAAAACGCCCAGAGTCTGCCGGCAGAGGAGGAACAGCGGAGCTCGATGGTACCGACCGAGCTGAAaagttcagctgccgctgtgCCATCGCCACGTCCAGAACAGCATCCGCAGGGCCTGTTCAGCGCATACGGCACAGCAGCTTGGTCACCGCTGTCGGAGCAGCAAGCCGTGAAACCTGCAGCGGAGCAAGATGCGTCAAGCAAAGCTGGCAGCCCGAAAG TGCCCGACGACAGCGTATTGAAAACCGCGCCGATGTCCAGCCGAGTGCCAGGGAAACCAAACTCGGGCACCGCCAGCCTGTTCTCCTCCGGCAACGCATCGCCCATGGTGCACAGCTTCTGGTCAATGTTCAGCAGCAACGAGTATCGGCCGGCCTTGGT GGCCAGCCAGAACGACTACCTAATGTGCATGGGCAGCGGCGTGGTGGCGGCCGCGCTGATCCTCCTGGCGTTCTTCGTGGCCGCGCACGTGACGGCGAAACCGAAGTACGTGGAAGTGCGGGGCCCGTTCGGCGCCGTGCGCGGCGTCGCCGTCCTGGTCGAGGGCCGCCTGGTGCACGCGTTCAACGCCATCCCGTACGCCGCGGCTCCCGTGGGACCTCTGCGATTCGCTCGACCGGTGCCACCGCAATACGGG ACCACCATAGATGGGATCCACCAACGTTACACGGCGTGTCCTCAGCCGCGTCTCGGCAACACCGGACCGGGCACCGGCTGGATCGCGGACGAGGACTGCCTGCGCGTCAACATCTGGATACCGACCGGCTGCGGGCTCGGGACTTCGTGCAGTGGCAACAAGACCGTCCTGGTGTTCATTACGGGCAGCCTATTCCAGCAGGGAGACGCTGGTGACGTCACCGAAGACGGAAGCATTCTCGCTGCGCTAGGAGACATCGCCGTGGTCACCTTCGCCTACCGGCTAGGGGCTCTCGGATTCTTGTGCACCTCCACCGcaagg GACTCGGGAAACATGGGCCTGTACGACCAACTGGCGGCTATGGAGTGGGTGCACAAGAACATCGCCTACTTCGGCGGGAACCACTCCGAAATAGTGGTGGCGGGTCACGGGTCGGGAGCTGTGTCCGTAGGGCTGCACATGCTGAACCCGAACTCCGGTTGGATGGGCTACGTGAAGCGATTCATCGTCATGAGCAACAGCCCGTACAGCAG GCAAATTGACGGCAGGGCCGAGGCGACTAACAAGACAGCGGCCCTATCACGAGAATTGGGCTGCGCTGACCCGGCGGACGACGTGGTATCGGCGAACGCGTGCCTGCGATCCGTGAGCGTGACCGCGCTGCTCGAAGCGTCGTCGCCGTCGAGGGAGCACTTGACGAGCCTCTTCTTCCCTGCACACGGCACCGACTTGATGCCGGTCAGGCCGAGCGACTTGCCGCATGTCGCCACGCTCAAAAGCAAGCAGGTGCTTATCGGGCATACGACTTTGGAAGGCGTCCACCAGGCAGCTCTGTTCAGGAACAGGGTGGCCGGATCTGTGTTCGAG GCATCTCTGGAAAAGGACGCCGTGTCCGTGCTTCGGTGGCTGGGCGTGCCGGATCCAGAGAAGGTGGTGGCCACGTACGCCCACGCCGCGTCCCAACATGACATGGAGTGGATGCAGAGCGTGTTCGGCACCGTGCTCAGTGCTTGCCCGGTGCACTACTTCACTGAGCACTTGGCCCGCAATGGGGCGAATGCCGTCTACGCCTACATCATCAACCACACGCTCCTGTACGAACGACTGGTCGACGAGCAAGACCGTGACGGGGACGAG GCAGCTACCCACGGTTCAAGGACAAGCATGGCCAACGTTCCATCTTGA